The Streptomyces aurantiacus genome includes a region encoding these proteins:
- a CDS encoding response regulator transcription factor — MPRVLLIEDDPSVREGVELGLRRRGHEVRAAATGEAGLAALAEFRPDLLLLDLMLPGMNGVQVCRQVREHSQLPIIMLTARSDDFDVVIGLEAGADDYIVKPARPEVIEARIRAVLRRLDDSGPGRPAIEVYGELTIDRGGLTITKAGRPLALAPSELKLLLHLCAAPEQVFSRQQLLEHVWEHSYHADARLVDACVRRLRGKIEDEAGSPRYVQTLRGFGYRFGPL; from the coding sequence ATGCCCCGCGTGCTCCTCATCGAGGACGACCCTTCCGTACGCGAAGGGGTCGAACTCGGTCTGCGCCGCCGCGGCCACGAGGTACGGGCGGCCGCGACCGGCGAGGCCGGCCTCGCCGCGCTGGCCGAGTTCCGCCCCGATCTGCTCCTGCTGGACCTGATGCTGCCCGGAATGAACGGCGTACAGGTGTGCCGGCAGGTCCGCGAGCACAGCCAGCTGCCGATCATCATGCTCACCGCGCGCAGCGACGACTTCGACGTGGTCATCGGCCTGGAAGCCGGTGCCGACGACTACATCGTCAAGCCCGCCCGTCCCGAGGTGATCGAGGCCCGCATCCGTGCCGTGCTGCGCCGCCTGGACGACAGCGGACCGGGCCGCCCAGCCATCGAGGTCTACGGCGAACTCACCATCGACCGGGGCGGACTGACCATCACCAAAGCCGGTCGGCCCCTCGCCCTCGCCCCCTCCGAGCTCAAGCTCCTGCTGCACCTCTGCGCCGCCCCCGAGCAGGTGTTCAGCAGGCAGCAACTGCTGGAGCACGTCTGGGAGCACAGCTACCACGCCGACGCCCGTCTGGTCGACGCGTGTGTCCGCCGCCTGCGCGGCAAGATCGAGGACGAAGCCGGCAGCCCCCGCTACGTCCAGACGCTGCGGGGCTTCGGCTACCGCTTCGGACCGCTGTGA
- a CDS encoding ATP-binding protein, whose amino-acid sequence MTTGPRLGRLRRGKQEGPGGDTGEGGRVTGERTRLRAFGLRTRLLLAFLLVAAVSAGTTAALTYREARNAVLKTAQDTAVTSFRDHVQQTAFGLPMQAGPDLDDVLRDIARKGKPHPWVVFAEYGSLRASSGENPVSTVITPELRRAARANPHGSFERVVKDGVPYLTIAMPMVFKASPNSVLPSGLVLYAVMRMTDEQVNVDALLIAARDGALPGIAVALIPGLIAARSVLRPVRKLHQAARSMGNGRLDTRIPVRGSDELADLARTFNESAGQLERSVRELREAEERARRFASDVSHELRTPLAGMLAVTEVLDEDADGLDTDTARAVRLVSAETGKLAVLVEDLMEISRFDARAAELNADEVDVAEAIRKTLQNRHWTDDRVRVELHGGIRARLDPRRFDVVIANLVGNALRHGGAPVAVRLRTESLSSGTPVLITEVMDRGPGIRPESLPHIFDRFYKADAARTRSAGSGLGLAITLENVKLHGGTIRAGNRPEGGAVFTVEIPLHTEEAGG is encoded by the coding sequence GTGACCACCGGACCCCGCCTCGGTCGGCTCCGCCGCGGCAAGCAGGAAGGACCGGGCGGTGACACGGGAGAGGGCGGCAGAGTCACCGGCGAGCGGACGCGCCTCAGGGCGTTCGGGCTGCGTACGCGGCTGTTGCTCGCCTTCCTGCTGGTCGCCGCCGTCAGCGCCGGCACGACCGCCGCACTGACCTACCGTGAGGCCCGCAACGCAGTCCTGAAGACCGCACAGGACACGGCGGTCACGTCGTTCCGCGACCACGTACAGCAGACGGCCTTCGGGCTGCCCATGCAGGCAGGGCCCGACCTGGACGACGTCCTGCGCGACATCGCCCGCAAGGGCAAGCCGCACCCCTGGGTGGTGTTCGCCGAGTACGGTTCGCTGCGCGCCTCCTCGGGCGAGAACCCCGTCTCCACCGTCATCACACCCGAACTGCGCCGCGCCGCGCGGGCCAACCCCCACGGCAGCTTCGAGCGGGTCGTCAAGGACGGCGTTCCCTACCTGACCATCGCCATGCCGATGGTCTTCAAGGCAAGCCCGAACAGCGTGCTGCCCAGCGGTCTCGTCCTCTACGCCGTCATGCGGATGACCGACGAGCAGGTCAACGTCGACGCGCTCCTCATCGCCGCCCGGGACGGCGCCCTGCCCGGCATCGCCGTCGCACTGATCCCCGGCCTGATCGCCGCACGCAGCGTGCTGCGCCCGGTAAGGAAGCTGCACCAGGCGGCCCGGAGCATGGGCAACGGCAGACTCGACACCCGTATTCCGGTACGCGGCAGCGACGAACTGGCCGACCTGGCACGCACCTTCAACGAGTCGGCGGGACAACTGGAGCGCTCCGTACGGGAACTGCGCGAGGCCGAGGAACGCGCCCGCCGTTTCGCCTCCGACGTCTCGCACGAACTGCGCACCCCTCTCGCCGGAATGCTCGCCGTCACCGAGGTCCTCGACGAGGACGCGGACGGCCTGGACACCGACACCGCCCGGGCGGTCCGCCTGGTCAGCGCGGAAACCGGGAAGCTCGCCGTGCTCGTCGAGGACCTGATGGAGATCTCCCGCTTCGACGCCCGCGCGGCCGAGCTGAACGCCGACGAGGTCGATGTCGCCGAGGCCATCCGCAAGACCCTGCAGAACCGGCACTGGACCGACGACCGGGTCCGCGTCGAACTTCACGGCGGCATCCGGGCCCGGCTCGACCCGCGCCGCTTCGACGTCGTGATCGCCAACCTCGTCGGCAACGCCCTGCGGCACGGCGGCGCGCCCGTCGCCGTACGCCTGCGCACCGAGTCACTCTCCTCGGGCACGCCCGTGCTGATCACCGAGGTCATGGACCGCGGACCCGGCATCCGTCCCGAATCGCTCCCACACATCTTCGACCGTTTCTACAAGGCCGATGCGGCCCGCACCCGCTCGGCGGGCAGCGGCCTGGGCCTGGCGATCACCCTGGAGAACGTGAAGCTGCACGGAGGAACGATCCGAGCGGGGAACCGGCCCGAGGGCGGCGCCGTCTTCACCGTCGAGATACCGCTTCACACGGAGGAGGCCGGCGGATGA
- a CDS encoding acyl-CoA thioester hydrolase/BAAT C-terminal domain-containing protein encodes MAAVEHELTHPWEGILAAPAHGSDVGVLVLAGSSGRVERDRARILARHGMTALSIRWFGGPGQSPGICEIPLETFIAALDLLEASGARRIGIMGASKGAEAALLTAVHDPRVDVVIALSPTSRVWCNVGSGSDGKQRPYRSSWTWRGRPLPFVPLDDSWTPVTQGSGPVAIRGWYELSERSFAHLLPPAEIPVDKARADLLLVAGGDDAMWPSLRFAEQLAERRRSAGATVHLITRHDAGHRQRFPGEGPAPGSPRFQHGGTPQADALLGEAAWPHILGKLT; translated from the coding sequence GTGGCCGCAGTCGAGCACGAACTGACCCACCCCTGGGAAGGCATCCTTGCCGCTCCCGCCCACGGCAGTGACGTCGGCGTCCTGGTCCTGGCCGGTTCCAGCGGACGCGTCGAGCGTGACCGAGCACGCATCCTCGCCCGGCACGGCATGACAGCCCTGTCGATCCGCTGGTTCGGCGGGCCGGGGCAGTCCCCGGGAATCTGTGAGATCCCCTTGGAAACCTTCATTGCCGCCCTCGACCTGCTCGAAGCGAGCGGAGCACGACGTATCGGCATCATGGGTGCCTCCAAGGGCGCTGAAGCAGCTCTGCTCACGGCCGTGCACGACCCGCGCGTGGACGTGGTCATCGCGCTGTCACCCACATCGCGAGTCTGGTGCAATGTGGGCTCGGGCTCCGATGGGAAACAGCGCCCGTATCGCTCCTCCTGGACCTGGCGTGGGCGGCCCCTGCCCTTCGTCCCCCTGGATGACTCCTGGACTCCCGTCACCCAGGGCAGTGGTCCGGTCGCCATCCGCGGATGGTACGAACTCAGCGAACGGAGCTTCGCTCACCTGCTCCCTCCGGCGGAAATCCCCGTCGACAAGGCCCGAGCCGATCTGCTGCTCGTCGCCGGTGGCGACGACGCGATGTGGCCCTCTCTCCGCTTCGCCGAACAACTGGCAGAACGCAGGCGCTCCGCAGGGGCCACCGTGCACCTGATCACCCGCCACGATGCAGGCCACCGACAACGCTTTCCCGGCGAAGGCCCGGCGCCGGGCTCCCCGCGCTTCCAGCA
- the murJ gene encoding murein biosynthesis integral membrane protein MurJ: MAAGSIVSRATGFARSAVVAAALGTIGTAADGYAVGNALPTIVYMLLLGGALNAVFVPELVKAAKEHDDGGLAYTDRLVTVCVVALLAITATAVWAAPAIVDAYTGYTGPQAAMTTALARYCLPQILFLGLFTLLGQVLNARGRFGAMMWAPVLNNVVVMSVFGLYLALAMGGGDTLTATETAVLGWGTTAGIAVQALALVPALRAARFRWRPRFDWRGSGLTRPLRAAGWLVLLVLANQAAYWVTTRLATTAGLDGGPGYGAYNNAYALWVVPHGIITVSLVTAVMPRMSAAAVDGDTDAVRRDVSRTLRVCAAAVVPAACALFALAQPVMALVFGYGRTSADDTAAMAGILMAFAPGLAALSGQYVLSRAFYALSDTRTPFLLNLVIVTLNAGLSLAAAHLLPARWAVTGMAAAYSLALCAGWVMTGLVLSRRLAVARPLRASAVGAHARLLLAAAPATALGHLAALGAAPAGALAGATAGAVAVVLTFALLARPLRLAEVEALLSGIRRRRTRT; the protein is encoded by the coding sequence ATGGCCGCCGGATCCATCGTCTCCCGGGCCACCGGTTTCGCCCGGTCCGCCGTGGTCGCGGCAGCTCTGGGCACCATCGGCACGGCCGCCGACGGCTACGCGGTGGGCAACGCCCTCCCCACCATCGTCTACATGCTGCTCCTCGGCGGTGCGCTCAACGCCGTCTTCGTGCCCGAGCTGGTCAAGGCCGCCAAAGAGCACGACGACGGGGGCCTCGCATACACCGACCGGCTCGTCACCGTCTGCGTCGTCGCCCTGCTGGCGATCACCGCGACCGCGGTGTGGGCGGCTCCCGCGATCGTCGACGCGTACACCGGTTACACCGGCCCCCAGGCGGCCATGACCACCGCCCTCGCCCGCTACTGCCTGCCCCAGATCTTGTTCCTCGGACTGTTCACGCTGCTCGGACAGGTACTCAACGCACGGGGCCGCTTCGGCGCGATGATGTGGGCGCCGGTCCTGAACAACGTCGTCGTCATGAGCGTCTTCGGTCTGTACCTGGCCCTGGCCATGGGCGGCGGGGACACGCTCACCGCGACCGAGACCGCCGTGCTCGGCTGGGGCACGACCGCCGGTATCGCCGTCCAGGCACTCGCCCTCGTCCCCGCGCTGCGGGCGGCCCGCTTCCGCTGGCGGCCCCGCTTCGACTGGCGCGGCAGCGGACTGACCCGCCCCCTGCGAGCGGCCGGCTGGCTGGTGCTGCTGGTCCTGGCCAACCAGGCGGCCTACTGGGTCACCACCCGGCTGGCCACCACCGCGGGCCTCGACGGCGGCCCCGGGTACGGCGCGTACAACAACGCCTATGCGCTGTGGGTCGTACCGCACGGCATCATCACGGTCTCCCTGGTGACCGCGGTGATGCCCCGGATGAGCGCGGCCGCCGTCGACGGGGACACCGACGCCGTACGGCGAGACGTCTCCCGCACCCTGCGCGTCTGCGCCGCCGCCGTCGTACCCGCCGCCTGCGCGCTGTTCGCCCTCGCCCAGCCGGTGATGGCCCTCGTCTTCGGGTACGGCAGGACCAGCGCCGACGACACGGCGGCCATGGCCGGGATCCTGATGGCCTTCGCGCCGGGACTCGCCGCCCTGTCTGGCCAGTACGTCCTGTCCCGCGCCTTCTACGCGCTCTCCGACACCCGTACGCCCTTCCTGCTCAACCTCGTGATCGTCACCCTGAACGCGGGCCTGTCCCTGGCCGCCGCACACCTGCTTCCGGCCCGCTGGGCCGTCACCGGTATGGCGGCGGCGTACTCACTCGCGCTGTGCGCGGGTTGGGTGATGACCGGCCTGGTGCTGAGCCGCCGGCTCGCTGTCGCCCGCCCTCTGCGCGCGTCGGCCGTCGGCGCTCACGCACGGCTGTTGCTCGCCGCCGCCCCCGCCACCGCACTGGGCCATCTCGCGGCCCTGGGCGCGGCACCGGCGGGAGCCCTGGCCGGCGCAACTGCCGGCGCGGTCGCCGTCGTCCTCACCTTCGCCCTGCTCGCCCGTCCGCTGCGCCTCGCCGAAGTCGAAGCGCTGCTGTCCGGCATACGCCGGAGACGGACCCGGACCTGA